The nucleotide window CCATCTGCCGGTAGAAGGTGGGCGCGGTGAAGACGATGGTGGCGCGGAAATCGTGGATCAGTTCGAGCAGCGTCTCCGGCGTGAGCTTCTCGGCCAGCACCGTGCTGGCGCCGATGCGCAACGGGAAGCACAGCATGCCGCCCAGCCCGAAGGTGAAGGCGATCGGCGGCGTACCGCAGAAGATATCGTCCGGCACGGAGCGCAGCACATGGCGCGGGAACAGGTCGCACATGGCCAGCACGTCGCGGTGGAAATGCATGGTGCCCTTGGGCTGGCCGGTGGTGCCGCTGGTGAAGGCGATCAGGCAGACATCGTCGCTGGCGGTGTCGCAGGCGTCGAAGGTCTCCGGCTTGCCCGCCATCGCCGCTTCCAGCGAGCCCTCGCCTTCCCCGTTGAAATACAGCGTGCGCGCCAGGCTCGGGCAATGGCAGTCGCCGCCGGCCTGCTGGTTGGCGTCGAGTTCCTCGCGCAGCCGCACATCGCACAGCGCGGCGGTGACCTGGGCCTTGTCGATGATCTGCTTGAGTTCCCTCGCGCGCAGCAGCGGCATGGTCGGCACCGCGACCAGCCCGGCCTTCAGCGTGGCCAGCCAGCTGGCCGCCATCATCAGGTTGTTGGGGCCGCGCAGCAGCACGCGGTTGCCGGGCACCAGCCGCATGTCCTCGACCAGCACATGGGCAATGCGGTTCACCAGCGCGGCGAGCCCGGCATAGGTGACGGTCTCGATGCGGCCGTCGCGGCGATGGCGGATGGCGATGCGCTCGCCGCGCCCTTCGCGCACATGGCGGTCGACCAGCTCCGCCGCGGCATTGATCCGCTCCGGATAGTCGGTATCGGCATTGAAGCGGAACACCGGCCACTGGTCCTGCGGCGGCAGGCGGTCGCGCGCGAAGGTGTCGAGGTGGGCTGTGGTCGCCATGGCTTGTCTCCTGTCTGCTCTGTATCGGTACGGCAGTTCGTGGGTAGCGCGGGGGCGCAAGCTGCGATGTCAGGCCTGGTGCCCGGCCAGCGTCTCGCGCGCGATGATCAGCTTCTGCACTTCCGTGGCCCCTTCATAAATGCGCAGCGAGCGGATCTCGCGGTACAGGCTTTCCACGCGCGTGCCGACCCGGACGCCGAGGCCGCCGAAGATCTGCACCGCGCGGTCGATCACCTGCTGCGCGTTCTCGGTGGCGACCATCTTGGCCATCGCCGCCTCGCGCGTGGTGCGCCGCCCCTTGACATCGCGCAGCCACGCCG belongs to Cupriavidus taiwanensis and includes:
- a CDS encoding AMP-binding protein — its product is MATTAHLDTFARDRLPPQDQWPVFRFNADTDYPERINAAAELVDRHVREGRGERIAIRHRRDGRIETVTYAGLAALVNRIAHVLVEDMRLVPGNRVLLRGPNNLMMAASWLATLKAGLVAVPTMPLLRARELKQIIDKAQVTAALCDVRLREELDANQQAGGDCHCPSLARTLYFNGEGEGSLEAAMAGKPETFDACDTASDDVCLIAFTSGTTGQPKGTMHFHRDVLAMCDLFPRHVLRSVPDDIFCGTPPIAFTFGLGGMLCFPLRIGASTVLAEKLTPETLLELIHDFRATIVFTAPTFYRQMATLAPRFDIASLRHSVSAGEALPDATRQSWKAATGIEMTDGIGGTEMMHIFISSAGADVRPGAIGRVVPGYVAQIVDENMQPLPPGQVGKLAVQGPTGCRYLDDPRQANYVKNGWNLPGDTFVADADGYYFYQARSDDMIISAGYNIAGPEVESALMQHEAVAECGVVGAPDDGRGQVVMAYVVLREGVAADDATRTALQDHVKRQIAPYKYPRRIEFVPALPRTETGKLQRFRLRQMAQQGATGGKPHQEKP